In the genome of Streptomyces collinus, one region contains:
- a CDS encoding PhoX family protein, translating to MRKLLPLIGTPSGSHPGGRSAMTCRFRCGDACFHEVPNTSSNEYVGDVIAGAIGRRSMMRAAAVVTVAAAGAGAAGVAQAPRAAAAPAAGAPSAAAASEAARRKHKGARGLRFAPVEPNTADAVTVPDGYRQNVVIRWGEPILRGAPAFDPEKQTAKAQAGQFGYNCDFLALLPLPGERNRQLLVANHEYTDEILMFRGYDAANPTREQAEIAWAAHGLSAVVVEGDRKSGKLTAVSRHQLNRRVTATTEFRLTGPVAGSELVKTSADPTGTKVLGTLNNCSGGVTPWGTTLHGEENFNQYFANSSRATDKRYGIGTGASERKWERFDQRFDVAREPNEVHRFGYVVEFDPYDPTSTPRKHTALGRFKHEAATVRLTHDGRPVVYSGDDERFDYFYKFVGSKRMRHGSSRSVREHNLSLLDEGTLYVAKLTGDSPALEIDGTGKLPKDGEFDGSGEWIPLATATAKGAVSHVDGMSAEEVFVFTRLAGDKVGATKMDRPEDIEPNPVTGKVYVALTNNSNRGVGSNAKADEANPRNANKHGHVLELTERWNRPESTRFAWSLFLVAGDPDDPATYFAGFPKDAVSQISCPDNVAFDPYGNLWISTDGAQLGSHDGLFGVATRGERRGELKQFLTVPKGAETCGPIIQDRRVLVAVQHPGEIDGASVEKPASTWPDGPGTYVRPAVVAVWRADGCDIGV from the coding sequence GTGCGCAAGCTGCTGCCGTTGATCGGAACGCCGTCCGGTTCGCACCCCGGCGGCCGGTCCGCCATGACCTGTCGTTTCCGGTGTGGTGACGCCTGCTTCCACGAGGTGCCCAACACCAGCTCCAACGAGTACGTCGGTGACGTGATCGCCGGTGCGATCGGCCGCCGGTCGATGATGCGGGCCGCGGCCGTGGTGACCGTGGCCGCCGCGGGGGCGGGTGCTGCCGGTGTCGCGCAGGCTCCGCGGGCCGCCGCCGCCCCGGCCGCCGGCGCCCCCTCCGCCGCTGCCGCCTCGGAGGCCGCCCGGCGCAAACACAAGGGTGCGCGCGGGCTGCGGTTCGCGCCCGTCGAGCCGAACACCGCCGACGCGGTGACCGTGCCGGACGGCTACCGGCAGAACGTCGTCATCCGCTGGGGCGAGCCCATCCTGCGCGGTGCGCCCGCCTTCGACCCGGAGAAGCAGACCGCGAAGGCCCAGGCCGGGCAGTTCGGGTACAACTGCGACTTTCTCGCCCTGCTGCCGTTGCCCGGGGAGCGCAACCGGCAGCTGCTCGTCGCCAACCACGAGTACACCGACGAGATCCTGATGTTCCGCGGCTACGACGCCGCGAACCCGACCCGCGAGCAGGCCGAGATAGCCTGGGCGGCGCACGGGCTGTCCGCCGTCGTGGTGGAGGGGGACCGCAAGAGCGGCAAGCTCACCGCCGTCTCCCGGCATCAGCTGAACCGGCGCGTCACCGCCACCACCGAGTTCCGGCTCACCGGGCCCGTCGCCGGGTCCGAGCTCGTGAAGACCTCCGCCGACCCGACCGGCACCAAGGTGCTCGGCACCCTCAACAACTGCTCCGGCGGTGTCACCCCCTGGGGCACGACCCTGCACGGCGAGGAGAACTTCAACCAGTACTTCGCCAACAGCAGCCGGGCGACCGACAAGCGGTACGGGATCGGGACCGGGGCCAGCGAGCGGAAGTGGGAACGGTTCGACCAGCGGTTCGACGTCGCCCGGGAGCCGAACGAGGTGCACCGGTTCGGGTACGTCGTGGAGTTCGATCCGTACGACCCCACCTCCACGCCGCGCAAGCACACCGCTCTCGGGCGGTTCAAGCACGAGGCCGCGACCGTGCGGCTCACCCACGACGGCCGTCCGGTCGTGTACTCCGGCGACGACGAGCGCTTCGACTACTTCTACAAGTTCGTCGGCAGCAAGCGGATGCGGCACGGTTCGTCGCGGTCCGTGCGCGAGCACAACCTCTCCCTCCTCGACGAGGGCACGCTGTACGTCGCCAAGCTCACCGGAGACTCCCCCGCCCTGGAGATCGACGGCACCGGCAAGCTGCCGAAGGACGGCGAGTTCGACGGGAGCGGCGAGTGGATCCCGCTGGCCACCGCCACCGCGAAGGGCGCCGTCTCGCACGTGGACGGGATGAGCGCCGAGGAGGTGTTCGTCTTCACGCGGCTCGCCGGTGACAAGGTGGGTGCGACCAAGATGGACCGGCCCGAGGACATCGAGCCCAACCCGGTGACCGGCAAGGTCTACGTCGCGCTGACCAACAACTCCAACCGGGGGGTCGGCTCCAACGCCAAGGCGGACGAGGCCAACCCGCGCAACGCCAACAAGCACGGGCACGTGCTGGAGCTCACCGAGCGCTGGAACCGGCCCGAGAGCACCCGCTTCGCCTGGTCGCTGTTCCTGGTCGCCGGCGACCCGGACGACCCGGCGACCTACTTCGCAGGGTTCCCGAAGGACGCGGTCAGCCAGATCTCCTGCCCGGACAACGTGGCCTTCGACCCCTACGGCAACCTGTGGATCTCCACCGACGGCGCCCAGCTCGGCTCGCACGACGGCCTGTTCGGGGTGGCGACCCGGGGTGAGCGGCGTGGTGAGCTCAAGCAGTTCCTGACCGTGCCGAAGGGCGCCGAGACCTGCGGCCCGATCATCCAGGACCGGCGTGTCCTGGTCGCCGTGCAGCACCCGGGCGAGATCGACGGCGCGTCCGTGGAGAAGCCCGCCAGCACCTGGCCCGACGGGCCCGGGACGTACGTCCGTCCGGCGGTCGTGGCCGTGTGGCGTGCCGACGGGTGCGACATCGGCGTCTGA
- a CDS encoding endonuclease/exonuclease/phosphatase family protein: MDTAAAEWTARDDGREHRPPGRRFGAWCAGLLFTGVSVVLGFRTADSDGITPVPQLLAFLPWLLVPTAVALLLTLLSRWWPGTVWGVVLLGLLAWFIEPYGKAGDPVGRPVADLRVLTSNVEFGQGTAALVTTVRREKPDVVFVEECDYACDALLKRDLSADYPHRRAVEGGGSEGSVILSRFRLRPTGGVPGTMGMPGAVADVDGHAVRLQLAHPMPPLPGQVDLWHRELAALREAATADPGTPLVLAGDFNASQDHAAFRRILDTGLRDASRLDGADRTATWPARTAPTLGVQIDHVLVSEDFGASRTRILDLADTDHRAVVTDLTLHTTR, translated from the coding sequence TTGGACACCGCCGCTGCCGAGTGGACCGCCAGGGACGACGGGCGGGAGCACCGCCCGCCCGGACGGCGGTTCGGCGCCTGGTGTGCCGGCCTGCTGTTCACCGGGGTGAGCGTGGTGCTCGGCTTCCGGACCGCCGACAGCGACGGCATCACCCCCGTCCCGCAGCTCCTCGCCTTCCTCCCCTGGCTGCTCGTCCCCACCGCCGTGGCCCTGCTGCTCACGCTGCTGTCCCGCTGGTGGCCCGGAACGGTGTGGGGCGTGGTCCTGCTCGGCCTGCTGGCCTGGTTCATCGAGCCGTACGGCAAGGCCGGCGACCCCGTGGGCCGCCCGGTCGCCGACCTGCGCGTGCTGACCTCCAACGTCGAGTTCGGACAGGGCACCGCCGCCCTCGTCACCACCGTCCGCCGCGAAAAACCGGACGTGGTCTTCGTCGAGGAGTGCGACTACGCGTGCGACGCCCTGCTGAAGCGGGACCTCTCGGCGGACTACCCGCACCGCCGGGCCGTGGAGGGCGGCGGCTCCGAGGGATCCGTCATCCTCAGCCGCTTCCGGCTCCGGCCCACCGGGGGCGTACCCGGCACGATGGGCATGCCCGGCGCGGTCGCCGACGTGGACGGGCACGCCGTACGGCTCCAACTCGCCCACCCCATGCCCCCGCTGCCCGGGCAGGTGGACCTCTGGCACCGGGAGCTCGCCGCCCTGCGCGAGGCAGCCACCGCCGACCCGGGCACCCCCCTCGTCCTGGCCGGTGACTTCAACGCCTCCCAGGACCACGCGGCCTTCCGCCGCATCCTCGACACGGGCCTGCGCGACGCCTCCCGGCTGGACGGAGCCGACCGTACGGCCACCTGGCCGGCCCGGACGGCACCCACGCTCGGCGTGCAGATCGACCACGTCCTGGTCTCCGAGGACTTCGGCGCGAGCCGCACCCGCATCCTGGACCTGGCCGACACCGACCACCGGGCGGTCGTCACCGACCTGACACTGCACACGACCCGGTGA
- a CDS encoding alpha/beta fold hydrolase, which produces MAPFLAYEDKGPDTHRVPLVLVHGHPFDRTMWAPQLASFPGTRRVIAPDLRGYGASPTAPAVTDFSDFARDVEALLDELEVESFVLAGLSMGGQIVMDCYRLFPERVRGLVLADTFPSAETPEGVRTRDAMADRLLAEGLRGYADEVLERMVAPYASAEVKAHVHGMMTATAPEGAAAALRARARRPDYGPLLPRVRVPALVVVGADDTFTPVSDALALHAALPDAELHIVDGAAHMPNLERPDVFDQALEEFLARVDARQPSPAPPRL; this is translated from the coding sequence ATGGCACCCTTCCTCGCATACGAGGACAAAGGCCCCGATACGCATCGGGTCCCCCTGGTCCTCGTCCACGGCCACCCCTTCGACCGCACGATGTGGGCCCCGCAGCTCGCGAGCTTCCCGGGTACCCGCCGCGTCATCGCCCCCGACCTGCGCGGTTACGGCGCCTCCCCCACGGCCCCGGCCGTCACGGACTTCTCGGACTTCGCCCGGGACGTCGAGGCCCTGCTGGACGAGCTGGAGGTGGAGTCGTTCGTCCTCGCGGGCCTGTCGATGGGCGGGCAGATCGTCATGGACTGCTACCGCCTGTTCCCCGAGCGCGTCCGCGGCCTGGTCCTCGCGGACACCTTCCCGTCCGCGGAGACCCCCGAGGGCGTGCGCACCCGCGACGCCATGGCCGACCGACTCCTCGCCGAGGGCCTGCGCGGCTACGCCGACGAGGTCCTGGAACGGATGGTCGCCCCGTACGCGTCCGCCGAGGTCAAGGCGCACGTGCACGGCATGATGACCGCCACCGCCCCCGAGGGCGCCGCCGCGGCCCTGCGCGCCCGCGCCCGGCGCCCCGACTACGGCCCCCTGTTGCCGCGCGTCCGCGTCCCGGCCCTGGTCGTCGTGGGAGCCGACGACACCTTCACGCCCGTCTCCGACGCCCTCGCCCTGCACGCGGCCCTCCCGGACGCGGAACTGCACATCGTCGACGGCGCGGCCCACATGCCCAACCTGGAACGCCCGGACGTGTTCGATCAGGCGCTGGAGGAATTCCTGGCCCGGGTCGATGCCCGGCAACCTTCCCCCGCTCCACCCCGTCTTTGA
- a CDS encoding aminotransferase-like domain-containing protein, translated as MSDYRRIADRIADDIATGRLRPGQRLPPQRAFARRRGIAPSTAGRVYGELVRRGLVVGEVGRGTFVRAAPDGPAGQALTEPGPAAAPVNLELNYPVAPGQPELLAPVLAPLLRPDVLAEALLPAAATGTEAAREAAATLLTTPGWRPAPERLLFTGNARQAIAAVLASLVRPGGRVGVEQLTYPLVKEIAARLGISLVPLAGDAAGLLPEAVAAAHRSAPLSALYVQPTLHNPTSLTTSGPRLLHLAQLVHDLNLPVVEDRIWSFLREPGDPLAVHAPALTHVVDGLSKRVAPGLTAGFLVVPPHRVAAVGDAVRSGGWSAGRFALEAAVRWTGEGTVARLVAAKRADAVRRQRILAEELAGFTVRSDPGAYFAWWELPAPWRADTFTAAAAAHGIAVTPGPAFAVAPGHTPDAVRLGLASAPEPDLRRALRTLAHVAARRAGDRTGP; from the coding sequence ATGAGTGACTACCGGCGCATCGCCGACCGCATCGCCGACGACATCGCCACCGGCCGGCTGCGGCCCGGCCAACGGCTCCCGCCGCAGCGGGCGTTCGCACGCCGGCGGGGCATCGCCCCGTCGACGGCCGGGCGGGTCTATGGCGAACTCGTGCGGCGCGGGCTGGTCGTCGGGGAGGTCGGGCGCGGCACCTTCGTACGGGCCGCACCGGACGGCCCGGCGGGGCAGGCGCTCACCGAGCCCGGTCCGGCCGCCGCGCCCGTGAACCTGGAGCTCAACTACCCCGTCGCGCCCGGCCAGCCGGAGCTGCTCGCCCCGGTCCTCGCGCCGCTGCTGCGCCCCGACGTGCTGGCCGAGGCGCTGTTACCGGCCGCCGCCACCGGTACCGAGGCCGCCCGGGAGGCCGCGGCCACACTGCTCACCACCCCGGGCTGGCGCCCGGCCCCGGAACGGCTGCTGTTCACCGGCAACGCCCGGCAGGCCATCGCCGCCGTCCTGGCCTCCCTGGTCCGGCCGGGCGGCCGGGTCGGGGTGGAGCAGCTGACGTACCCGCTGGTCAAGGAGATCGCCGCGCGGCTCGGCATCAGCCTGGTGCCGCTGGCCGGGGACGCGGCCGGGCTGCTCCCGGAGGCCGTCGCGGCAGCGCACCGTTCGGCGCCGCTGTCCGCCCTGTACGTGCAGCCGACGCTGCACAACCCGACGTCCCTGACGACGAGCGGGCCGAGGCTGCTGCACCTCGCGCAGCTGGTCCACGACCTGAACCTGCCGGTCGTGGAGGACCGCATCTGGTCCTTCCTCCGGGAGCCCGGTGATCCGCTCGCCGTGCACGCCCCGGCCCTCACCCACGTCGTCGACGGGCTCTCCAAGCGGGTCGCCCCGGGACTCACCGCCGGGTTCCTCGTCGTGCCGCCGCACCGGGTCGCCGCCGTGGGCGACGCCGTGCGGTCGGGCGGGTGGAGCGCGGGGCGGTTCGCGCTGGAGGCGGCCGTGCGGTGGACCGGGGAGGGGACGGTGGCGCGGCTGGTGGCGGCCAAGCGGGCGGACGCGGTACGGCGGCAGCGGATCCTCGCCGAGGAACTCGCGGGCTTCACCGTGCGGTCCGACCCGGGGGCCTACTTCGCCTGGTGGGAGCTGCCCGCCCCGTGGCGTGCGGACACCTTCACGGCCGCCGCCGCGGCGCACGGCATCGCCGTCACGCCCGGCCCCGCCTTCGCCGTCGCCCCCGGGCACACGCCCGACGCCGTCAGGCTCGGGCTCGCGTCGGCGCCGGAACCGGATCTGCGGCGGGCGCTGCGGACCCTCGCGCACGTCGCCGCGCGGCGAGCCGGGGACCGTACCGGCCCGTGA
- a CDS encoding effector-associated constant component EACC1, with protein sequence MAVLGVRVRLGGNATADDVRALKTWLEREEPLEALLSGRHLRIDEQSGTDGTPGRLGPDLELVLTILGDVVTVAALTEYTARAVKTWTNNRSRLQGGDPEPQIRSLDPDGE encoded by the coding sequence GTGGCTGTCTTAGGCGTGCGCGTCCGGCTGGGCGGCAACGCGACCGCGGATGACGTCAGAGCTCTGAAGACGTGGCTGGAGCGCGAAGAGCCGCTGGAGGCACTCCTTTCCGGGCGGCACCTGCGCATCGACGAACAGTCCGGCACGGACGGGACTCCGGGGCGGCTCGGGCCCGACCTGGAACTCGTGCTGACGATCCTCGGCGATGTCGTCACGGTCGCGGCCCTGACCGAGTACACCGCCCGCGCGGTGAAGACCTGGACGAACAACCGGAGCAGGCTGCAGGGCGGCGATCCGGAGCCGCAGATCCGCTCACTGGACCCCGACGGGGAGTAG
- a CDS encoding substrate-binding domain-containing protein, with protein MSRFDPRGKVNRALLACVSEYDHPASDEEPQGVSGQLPAVRHNRTGLEDALRRGGVFGAGEVRGLASPTPDDFTRELHRVCQEARGLLLLYFAGHAVTSTSGSELHLQMRTARVLTGNGLPGSVRFSEVLGELAESNAEQVVVILDCCYAGNAAGIWHRFDDPKRKKHKILLLMSVQPNRCILGGDADTATPFTRELTHVLDEGGEVWLSELYTRVKERMAAANYRAEDDDSQRPQALAPPWKQDADVLLAAGPGIVVERPEPVPGGWFPWLRPLLARARRIFARSGRTALAALLAVLATGAGGYGILALTGDSGPCAPALELRVLADPDLEPAVRAAADDYVTSDANTTGEGCRRSGITVYSAGSAAVVNALGERTDAWQQPREDDNPQRDIGPQPDVWIPATGADVDRVTSAAAKQDRIFARLEPEAEPIAYSPVVLAVPEVLRAGLEPTGRSLSRLLADLERADSRTEVHRPDPEFTDAALLATTGLYGDDADPRRAEQELARTERPEPSAVRLLCALPGSGDAVDDRGAALVPEFLLKSGIGCHPLTRARRVAAYPDDVPGLEPAFVRVRWEDGDRDAAARDDAVDRFHTWLTGEGGRTVLGEHGFRSPTGERGLLDAASVPEGLTESVRPARAADPTTMDDTLVYYGDAHGPGRVLYLLDSSGSMAGRWDGPSGGPGILKQTLSGLGGEDEYGVWAVHGTGRRTHTELLKFGTHGRREAEDVLDAAEVRDAEADPRGALLDALAFMKERGSGDDRPQLIVYLTDGEDDGRLTRKALKEVVDRAGGAGVPVTMVSLSSSGCDQDRPATRIAEAGRGRCLDAGDDLVPALHDEVARIGTGEE; from the coding sequence GTGAGCCGCTTCGATCCGCGCGGCAAGGTGAACCGGGCGCTGCTGGCCTGTGTGTCCGAATACGACCACCCGGCATCGGACGAGGAACCCCAGGGCGTGAGCGGTCAGCTCCCGGCCGTGCGGCACAACCGGACCGGCCTTGAGGACGCGCTGCGCCGGGGCGGGGTCTTCGGCGCGGGCGAGGTGCGGGGCCTGGCCTCCCCGACACCGGACGACTTCACGCGCGAGTTGCACCGCGTCTGCCAGGAGGCCAGAGGGCTGCTGCTGCTCTACTTCGCCGGGCACGCCGTCACCTCCACCTCCGGCAGCGAACTGCACTTGCAGATGCGCACCGCGCGGGTCCTCACGGGCAACGGACTGCCCGGCTCGGTGCGCTTCAGCGAGGTGCTCGGCGAGCTGGCCGAGAGCAACGCCGAGCAGGTGGTGGTGATCCTCGACTGCTGCTACGCCGGCAACGCGGCGGGGATCTGGCACCGCTTCGACGATCCGAAGCGCAAGAAGCACAAGATCCTGCTGCTGATGAGCGTGCAGCCCAACCGCTGCATCCTGGGCGGGGACGCCGACACGGCGACACCGTTCACCCGCGAACTCACGCACGTCCTCGACGAGGGCGGCGAGGTGTGGCTCTCCGAGCTGTACACCCGGGTGAAGGAGCGGATGGCGGCGGCGAACTACCGGGCGGAGGACGACGATTCGCAGCGGCCGCAGGCGCTCGCTCCCCCCTGGAAGCAGGACGCGGACGTACTGCTCGCGGCGGGGCCGGGGATCGTGGTGGAGCGGCCCGAGCCCGTGCCCGGCGGCTGGTTCCCGTGGCTGCGGCCCCTGCTCGCCCGTGCCCGGAGGATTTTCGCCCGGTCCGGCCGTACCGCGCTGGCGGCTCTGCTCGCCGTGCTCGCCACCGGCGCCGGCGGTTACGGAATCCTGGCCCTGACCGGCGACTCCGGACCCTGCGCACCGGCCCTGGAACTGCGCGTCCTCGCCGACCCGGACCTGGAGCCGGCGGTGCGGGCGGCCGCGGACGACTACGTCACGTCGGACGCCAACACCACCGGCGAGGGCTGCCGGCGCAGCGGCATCACCGTCTACAGCGCGGGCTCCGCGGCCGTGGTGAACGCCCTGGGCGAGCGGACCGACGCCTGGCAGCAGCCCCGCGAGGACGACAACCCGCAGCGGGACATCGGCCCGCAGCCGGACGTGTGGATCCCCGCCACCGGCGCCGACGTCGACCGGGTCACCTCGGCCGCGGCCAAGCAGGACCGGATCTTCGCCCGGCTGGAACCGGAGGCCGAGCCGATCGCGTACTCGCCGGTCGTGCTGGCCGTACCGGAGGTACTGCGCGCCGGCCTCGAACCCACCGGGCGGTCGCTGTCGCGGCTGCTCGCCGACCTCGAACGGGCCGACAGCAGAACCGAAGTGCACCGTCCCGACCCGGAGTTCACCGACGCGGCGCTGCTGGCCACGACGGGACTGTACGGCGACGACGCCGACCCGCGCCGTGCCGAGCAAGAACTCGCCCGGACCGAGCGGCCCGAACCCTCGGCCGTGCGGCTGCTGTGCGCGCTGCCGGGCAGCGGCGACGCCGTGGACGACCGCGGCGCGGCGCTGGTCCCCGAGTTCCTGCTGAAGAGCGGCATCGGCTGCCACCCGCTCACCCGCGCCCGGCGCGTCGCCGCCTACCCCGACGACGTGCCCGGCCTGGAACCGGCGTTCGTACGGGTGCGCTGGGAGGACGGCGACCGGGACGCCGCCGCGCGGGACGACGCGGTGGACCGCTTCCACACCTGGCTGACCGGGGAGGGCGGCCGGACGGTGCTCGGCGAGCACGGCTTCAGGTCCCCGACCGGAGAGCGCGGCCTGCTCGACGCGGCATCGGTACCCGAGGGCCTCACCGAGTCCGTCCGCCCGGCCAGGGCCGCCGACCCCACGACGATGGACGACACCCTGGTGTACTACGGCGACGCGCACGGACCCGGCCGGGTGCTGTACCTCCTCGACAGTTCCGGCTCCATGGCAGGCCGGTGGGACGGCCCCAGCGGCGGCCCGGGCATCCTCAAGCAGACCCTGTCCGGGCTCGGCGGGGAGGACGAGTACGGGGTGTGGGCGGTGCACGGCACCGGCCGCCGCACGCATACCGAGCTGCTGAAATTCGGCACGCACGGCCGCCGCGAGGCCGAAGACGTCCTGGACGCCGCAGAGGTGCGGGACGCGGAGGCCGATCCGCGCGGCGCCCTGCTGGACGCCCTGGCGTTCATGAAGGAGCGCGGCAGCGGTGACGACCGGCCCCAGCTGATCGTGTACCTCACCGACGGCGAGGACGACGGCCGCCTGACCAGGAAGGCCCTCAAGGAGGTCGTCGACCGGGCCGGCGGCGCGGGCGTCCCGGTGACCATGGTGTCCCTGAGCAGCTCGGGCTGCGACCAGGACCGCCCCGCGACGCGCATCGCCGAGGCCGGCCGGGGCCGCTGCCTCGACGCGGGTGACGACCTCGTGCCCGCCCTGCACGACGAGGTCGCCCGCATCGGAACGGGGGAGGAATGA
- a CDS encoding extracellular solute-binding protein, with product MARRLTAAALSLLSLLALASCTGKDAPEQPQGAADPPRIVVASGRDVTGKNGIRQQLIDAWNAREGEHGYRARLVELPGSADQQRSQLLGALQSGGAEYDVVNLDVTWIPEFAAAGLIRPLTGAAVKSPDDIIEAVDRTSFWDGERYAVPFNSDVGLLYYRKDHLREAGASQAELGRGVTWADLRELIDAVNDDPTKPENYQEGWTTQLAAYEGRTVNAIEAFASAVPDFALTDEDGRYTADEAQLTAGVTELRERTASPYMLDESSGSREAESLSAFAEGRTTFLRHWPYVYPALYETYKEELGVTRLPGKAVLGGQNLAVTSNTSEQRAAKAAELIAFLTDPDSERCLLRAGFAATRTSAYRNPGGTPECRHASAYSGGASASPTGESAEVKAPDGLADGVSYSRDVLLPSLSEAVQRPRTPLYGAVTQTLITELGALYGRHRPPGDAQVAKNLDEALSEVLPG from the coding sequence ATGGCCCGCCGCCTGACGGCCGCCGCACTGTCGCTGCTGTCCCTGCTCGCGCTCGCCTCCTGCACCGGCAAGGACGCGCCGGAGCAGCCGCAGGGCGCCGCCGACCCGCCCCGGATCGTGGTGGCCAGCGGCCGGGACGTCACCGGCAAGAACGGCATCCGCCAGCAGCTCATCGACGCCTGGAACGCCCGGGAGGGCGAACACGGCTACCGCGCCCGCCTGGTGGAGCTCCCCGGCTCCGCCGACCAGCAGCGCAGCCAGCTGCTCGGTGCGCTCCAGTCGGGCGGCGCCGAGTACGACGTGGTGAACCTGGACGTGACCTGGATCCCGGAGTTCGCCGCCGCCGGCCTGATCCGCCCGCTGACCGGCGCGGCCGTGAAGTCGCCCGACGACATCATCGAGGCCGTCGACCGGACGTCGTTCTGGGACGGCGAGCGGTACGCGGTCCCCTTCAACAGCGATGTGGGCCTGCTGTACTACCGCAAGGACCACCTGCGGGAGGCCGGGGCCTCCCAGGCCGAACTGGGCCGCGGAGTGACCTGGGCCGACCTGCGGGAACTGATCGACGCCGTCAACGACGACCCCACGAAGCCCGAGAACTACCAGGAGGGGTGGACCACGCAGCTCGCCGCCTACGAGGGCCGTACGGTCAACGCGATCGAGGCCTTCGCCTCGGCCGTGCCGGACTTCGCGCTCACCGACGAGGACGGCCGGTACACCGCCGACGAGGCGCAGTTGACGGCCGGAGTGACCGAACTGCGGGAGCGCACGGCGTCGCCGTACATGCTCGACGAGTCCTCCGGGTCCCGCGAGGCCGAGTCGCTCAGCGCCTTCGCGGAGGGCCGCACCACGTTCCTGCGGCACTGGCCGTACGTCTACCCGGCCCTGTACGAGACGTACAAGGAGGAGCTCGGTGTGACCCGGCTGCCCGGCAAGGCCGTGCTCGGCGGGCAGAACCTGGCCGTCACCTCGAACACGTCCGAGCAGCGGGCCGCCAAGGCCGCCGAGCTGATCGCGTTCCTGACCGACCCGGACAGTGAACGCTGCCTCCTGCGCGCCGGGTTCGCCGCGACCCGTACCTCCGCCTACCGGAATCCCGGCGGCACCCCCGAGTGCCGGCACGCCTCCGCGTACTCGGGAGGCGCCTCGGCGTCCCCCACCGGCGAGAGCGCCGAGGTCAAGGCCCCTGACGGGCTCGCCGACGGCGTCAGCTACTCCCGCGACGTCCTGCTGCCCTCCCTGAGCGAGGCCGTACAGCGCCCGCGCACACCGCTGTACGGCGCCGTCACGCAGACCCTCATCACCGAACTGGGCGCTCTGTACGGGCGGCACCGGCCGCCGGGGGACGCACAGGTGGCGAAGAACCTCGACGAGGCGTTGAGCGAGGTGCTGCCCGGCTGA
- a CDS encoding helix-turn-helix domain-containing protein, with translation MGERDDPGTIGRRVQRLRVERGLTQRQLAEPVYTPAYISTLESGRVRPSDDALRHLADRLGVAFDELASGHSARLVTELRLRLTEAQRTLAVGETEAAAGQYAELLAEAETHGLAAERSDALLGLGECALETGELVAGRQYFERAEECLAGAPLPARVPALRGRAVAHYLAGELRYAVYLLETALDELNRGGLHDPDALLLLYASAIGPYMDMGAHARAAQAAEFALALAPQSGDPALVARMHRSVARTLVAEGRLAEADASLAKAAELYRGLQIRTELANCHWMRGYVYAQDGQLERAEAELREALSMLSAKRAALYSSQVAVELADVLHRRGRSDEAAALLHDVLGHLSPERGAVHSAAAHRLLGIIAEDARRTEEAEEHYVRALSLLERAGAAGDLADLCRLLGDLLRRTGRVEAALDAYRTGLGHRTAPGTTTLGPAPAQPPL, from the coding sequence GTGGGGGAGCGTGATGATCCGGGGACCATCGGACGCCGGGTGCAGCGGTTGCGTGTGGAACGCGGGCTGACCCAGCGCCAGTTGGCGGAACCCGTGTACACACCGGCCTACATCTCCACCCTGGAGTCGGGCCGGGTACGCCCCTCCGACGACGCCCTGCGGCATCTCGCGGACCGGCTCGGCGTCGCCTTCGACGAGCTCGCCAGCGGCCACTCCGCGCGGCTCGTGACCGAGCTGCGGCTGCGGCTGACCGAGGCCCAGCGGACCCTCGCCGTCGGTGAGACGGAGGCGGCGGCCGGGCAGTACGCGGAGCTGCTCGCCGAGGCGGAGACGCACGGTCTGGCCGCGGAGCGGTCCGACGCCCTGCTCGGCCTCGGCGAGTGCGCGCTGGAGACGGGCGAGCTCGTGGCGGGCCGGCAGTACTTCGAGCGGGCCGAGGAGTGCCTGGCCGGCGCGCCGCTGCCCGCCCGTGTCCCGGCCCTGCGCGGCCGGGCCGTCGCGCACTACCTCGCCGGTGAACTCCGCTACGCCGTCTACCTGCTGGAGACCGCCCTCGACGAACTGAACCGCGGCGGCCTGCATGACCCGGACGCCCTGCTGCTGCTCTACGCCAGCGCCATCGGCCCGTACATGGACATGGGCGCGCACGCCCGGGCCGCCCAGGCCGCCGAGTTCGCCCTGGCCCTCGCCCCGCAGTCCGGCGACCCCGCCCTGGTCGCCCGCATGCACCGGTCCGTCGCCCGCACCCTGGTCGCAGAGGGCCGTCTCGCCGAGGCCGACGCCTCCCTGGCCAAGGCGGCCGAGCTGTACCGGGGCCTGCAGATCCGCACCGAACTCGCCAACTGCCACTGGATGCGCGGCTACGTCTACGCCCAGGACGGACAGCTGGAGCGGGCGGAGGCCGAGCTGCGGGAGGCCCTCAGCATGCTGTCGGCCAAGCGCGCCGCCCTCTACAGCAGCCAGGTCGCCGTGGAGCTGGCCGACGTGCTGCACCGGCGCGGCAGGTCCGACGAGGCGGCGGCCCTGCTGCACGACGTCCTCGGGCACCTGTCCCCCGAGCGCGGCGCCGTCCACTCCGCCGCGGCGCACCGGCTGCTCGGCATCATCGCCGAGGACGCCCGCCGCACGGAGGAGGCCGAGGAGCACTACGTCCGGGCCCTGAGCCTGCTGGAGCGGGCCGGTGCCGCCGGTGACCTGGCCGACCTGTGCCGGCTGCTGGGCGATCTGCTGCGGCGGACCGGGCGGGTGGAGGCGGCCCTGGACGCCTACCGGACGGGCCTCGGGCACCGCACGGCCCCCGGCACCACCACCCTCGGGCCCGCGCCCGCACAGCCCCCTCTCTGA